The region TTTTTCCCGCCCCGGCATGAGAGAATAGACCCACGTTGCGGATTTTGCTTTTGTCCAGATCCTTCAAGGAAAACTCCTCCTTCCAACCGATTGTCTCCAATTTCTGTATCGTTCAAAACCTTACCGATACGCGCTCCACAGAAAAAACCACAAACTCAAGGCGAACGCCAGCGCCCATAGCTTCACTTTCCAGTCATAACGCCAAAAATGCCGTAATCGCTCCCATCCTCTCCGCCAGTATCGTGCCAGAAACTTCATCCTATTCTCCATATTTCTTATAAAGAATTTTCAACATCTTTTTCAAAGCACCGATCTCCACATCCCAGGCCATTTTACCATGAACCGCCAGAGAAACCCTCCCCGTGGTTCCCGAGACCACTACCGCCAGCGCATCCGTTTGCTCGGTAATTCCAATCCCTGCCCGGTGACGGGTACCGACCAACTTATCCACCTGGCTGGAATCAGCCAGGGGTAGGATGCATCCCGCTGCCACTATTCTACCATTTCTGATGATGAGTGCTCCATCATGGAGAGGAGAATCTGGCAGGAATACGGAAAAGGTTAACTCCGAAGAAAACACGGCATCAATGGGAATACCGGTCTGAACAAAGTCCCGCAGGCTTTGGTTCCGCTCCAAAACCAGTAACGCCCCCACCTTTTTTCGTGCCAGTGCCTGACAGGTTAATACCACTTCCTCGATAAACTTCGCGCGACTTTCTCCTTCCAAAAAAAGGTCATAGTTGGCGAGAAATCCCCGGCGATAATAGGCATGACCAAAATAGATGCGCCGAATTTCCGGCTGAAAGGCCACCAGCACTGCTCCAAAGTATCCTAAAAGCAGAAGTTCCCAGAAAAATCGGAGCTCTTTGAATCCCAAGAGGTTGCTCCACCCTCCCACGACAAAAAGAACCAGAAGAACCTTCAAAGGTCCAAAAAGGAGGGTTTCCCTGATTCGGGCAATGAGATGATAGGTAACATAA is a window of Atribacterota bacterium DNA encoding:
- the cdaA gene encoding diadenylate cyclase CdaA, with product MPSGFWYYCIEILIIYYVTYHLIARIRETLLFGPLKVLLVLFVVGGWSNLLGFKELRFFWELLLLGYFGAVLVAFQPEIRRIYFGHAYYRRGFLANYDLFLEGESRAKFIEEVVLTCQALARKKVGALLVLERNQSLRDFVQTGIPIDAVFSSELTFSVFLPDSPLHDGALIIRNGRIVAAGCILPLADSSQVDKLVGTRHRAGIGITEQTDALAVVVSGTTGRVSLAVHGKMAWDVEIGALKKMLKILYKKYGE